A stretch of Phragmites australis chromosome 12, lpPhrAust1.1, whole genome shotgun sequence DNA encodes these proteins:
- the LOC133887349 gene encoding UDP-rhamnose/UDP-galactose transporter 4-like: MTSLKKSDKKAALDFGAWSFNVTTSVGIIMVNKALMATHGFSFATTLTGLHFVTTTLMTIVFRWLGLSQPSHLPLTDLIKFVIFSNLSIVGMNVSLMWNSVGFYQIAKLCMIPASCLLEVVFDHVHYSRDTKLSIMVVLIGVAVCTVTDVSVNARGLIAAVIAVWSTALQQYYVHFLQRKYSLNSFNLLSHTAPAQAGSLLLVGPFVDFLLTGKRVDHFNFSSLALFFLILSCFIAIGVNLSQFICIGRFSAVSFQVLGHMKTVLVLSLGFLFFGKEGLNLQVVLGMVLAVLGMIWYGNASAKPGGKERRSVLPVRSEKHKGDSEEKVEAEK; encoded by the exons ATGACTTCTTTGAAGAAATCTGACAAGAAAGCTGCCCTAGATTTCGGAGCATGGAGTTTCAATGTTACTACATCTGTTGGAATCATCATGGTCAACAAAGCTTTAATGGCTACACATGGATTCAGTTTTG ccACAACATTAACCGGGCTTCATTTTGTGACTACCACCTTGATGACTATCGTATTTCGGTGGTTAGGCCTGAGCCAGCCCTCCCACTTACCGCTAACAGATCTgattaaatttgtgatattttCAAACTTGTCAATTGTTGGGATGAATGTGAGCTTGATGTGGAACTCTGTGGGCTTTTACCAG ATAGCAAAGCTGTGCATGATACCTGCATCATGTCTTCTGGAGGTTGTCTTTGATCATGTACATTATTCCCGGGACACAAAGCTGAGCATAATGGTTGTGCTTATAGGTGTTGCAGTCTGCACGGTTACTGATGTCAGTGTGAATGCAAGAGGTCTAATAGCGGCAGTTATAGCTGTTTGGAGCACAGCTTTGCAACAATAC TACGTTCATTTTCTCCAAAGGAAGTACTCACTGAACTCATTCAACCTCCTGAGCCACACTGCTCCAGCCCAAGCAGGATCCCTCCTTCTAGTGGGACCATTTGTTGATTTCTTGTTGACCGGCAAAAGGGTGGATCACTTCAATTTCTCATCGCTTGCTCTG TTTTTCCTCATACTTTCATGCTTCATTGCCATTGGTGTTAATCTGAGCCAATTCATCTGCATTGGGCGGTTTTCTGCTGTATCATTCCAAGTCCTGGGCCACATGAAGACCGTGCTTGTTCTGTCCCTTGGGTTCCTCTTCTTTGGCAAGGAGGGTCTGAATCTTCAGGTAGTCCTTGGGATGGTCCTTGCTGTTCTTGGAATGATATGGTATGGAAATGCATCAGCTAAACCAGGTGGCAAAGAGCGGCGTAGCGTCCTGCCGGTGAGGTCTGAGAAGCACAAGGGGGATTCAGAAGAAAAGGTTGAAGCTGAGAAATAG
- the LOC133886052 gene encoding mitochondrial import inner membrane translocase subunit TIM8-like, translating to MDASALNNPRLKALIEEERTKALANELVAKLTDVCWDKCITGSIGSSFSKSETSCLSNCAKRFAELKMLTMQKLTSSSR from the exons ATGGATGCTTCGGCCCTCAACAACCCGCGGCTGAAGGCGCTCATAGAG gaggagaGAACGAAGGCACTGGCAAACGAGCTCGTGGCAAAGCTGACCGACGTTTGCTGGGACAAATGCATCACCGGGAGCATCGGAAGCAGCTTCAGCAAGAGTGAAACCTCATGCCTTTCCAACTGTGCAAAACGCTTCGCCGAACTGAAGATGCTGACCATGCAAAAATTGACCAGCAGCAGTAGATAA
- the LOC133887287 gene encoding uncharacterized protein LOC133887287 yields MARLRALLPLAFAAVVLLLAVAAAAQPSDRPPKAQGPKDTKPPKQEKEKPKPKPKPKPKPMKVKCQDRKAYPYCSGRPMECPATCPQSCYVDCNSCKPVCVCSVPGACGDPRFIGGDGNAFYFHGRRDADFCVLSDRDLHINAHFIGKRGDGMSRDFTWIQAIAVLFDGHRLYVGAMKTATWDDDVDRMELTLDGEPVHLPEEAVDTTWTSSAVPALSITRTKAANGVLVVLDGKFKIRANAVPITEEESRVHRYGVTADDCLAHLDLAFKLDTLTSDVHGVVGQTYRSDYVNQFDVRASMPTMGGESDFTTSSLFAADCAVSRFGSDRHDDGAAVMSELAGVTCASGAMSGHGVVCKK; encoded by the exons ATGGCCAGGCTGCGAGCGCTGCTTCCCCTGGCCTTCGCGGCCGTCGTCCTCCTGCTCGCCGTCGCGGCCGCCGCGCAGCCTTCTGACAGGCCACCCAAGGCCCAGGGGCCGAAAGACACGAAACCACCAAAGCAGGAGAAGGAGAAGCCGAAGCCGAAGCCGAAGCCGAAGCCGAAGCCGATGAAGGTCAAGTGCCAGGACCGCAAGGCCTACCCTTACTGTTCCGGAAGGCCGATGGAGTGCCCCGCCACCTGCCCTCAGTCCTGCTACGTCGACTGCAACTCCTGCAAACCCGTCTGCG TGTGCAGCGTGCCGGGAGCCTGCGGCGACCCGCGCTTCATCGGCGGCGACGGCAACGCCTTCTACTTCCACGGCCGCAGGGACGCCGACTTCTGCGTCCTCTCCGACCGTGACCTCCACATCAACGCCCATTTCATCGGTAAGCGCGGTGATGGCATGTCCCGGGACTTCACGTGGATCCAGGCCATCGCCGTGCTTTTCGACGGCCACCGGCTCTACGTCGGCGCCATGAAGACCGCCACATGGGACGATGACGTTGACCGCATGGAGCTCACCCTGGACGGGGAGCCCGTGCACCTTCCGGAGGAGGCGGTGGACACGACGTGGACGTCCAGCGCCGTGCCGGCCCTGTCCATAACCCGCACGAAGGCGGCGAACGGCGTGCTGGTCGTGCTCGACGGCAAGTTCAAGATCAGGGCGAATGCCGTGCCGATCACCGAGGAGGAGTCGAGGGTGCACCGGTACGGCGTGACGGCGGATGACTGCCTTGCGCACCTTGACCTGGCCTTCAAGCTCGACACGCTCACCAGCGACGTGCACGGCGTGGTCGGCCAGACGTACCGCTCGGACTACGTGAACCAGTTCGACGTCAGGGCCTCCATGCCGACCATGGGAGGGGAGAGCGACTTCACCACGTCCAGCCTGTTCGCCGCCGACTGTGCCGTCTCGCGCTTTGGATCCGATCGTCACGACGACGGTGCTGCGGTGATGTCAGAGCTTGCTGGTGTCACCTGCGCCAGTGGCGCCATGAGTGGCCATGGGGTGGTGTGCAAGAAGTAA